One Hemiscyllium ocellatum isolate sHemOce1 chromosome 45, sHemOce1.pat.X.cur, whole genome shotgun sequence genomic region harbors:
- the LOC132836062 gene encoding angiopoietin-related protein 2-like, which translates to MKLMFITNLLFLVGLATAKGATPKPGTGPHHAKRGETSRGARPSAESPGTSGCTYTFIVPQQQLTGPICLNTRSPVSHNHSELQLIRQEMREQQQQIEDLRQMVEVDGDVLNEVKILRKENLIMNTRVTQLYTQLLHDIVQKKDDSLEVSQLENMVLNVTTQVLKLSSKYRELERKYMALSSLLNNQSQTIRQLEQQYRLCAQEHQQNQQHKPQALGQPPLVAVIPNTQNASNNWSKSLASGNEILKDQDYSVAQDRLKRREQSPPPTTIPMATTKTAGPWKDCLQVLEDGHRSSGIYLIKPTTNRLMQVWCDHQEGPSGWTVIQRRQDGSVNFFRTWESYKQGFGNIDGEYWLGLENIYWLTNQDNYKLRIVMEDWQGRRVFAEYDDFRVEAEGDFYRMRLGHYHGNAGDSLSWHNGKQFTTLDRDRDLYLGNCAHYQKGGWWYYTCAHSNLNGVWYKGGHYRSKYQDGVYWAEFRGGAYSLKRVVMMIRPNQILL; encoded by the exons ATGAAACTGATGTTCATCACCAACCTCCTGTTCCTGGTGGGGTTAGCAACAGCCAAAGGAGCCACCCCAAAACCGGGCACCGGCCCCCACCATGCCAAGAGAGGGGAGACCAGCCGAGGGGCCAGGCCCTCAGCTGAGAGCCCAGGGACCAGTGGGTGCACCTACACCTTCATTGTCCCACAGCAACAACTGACAGGCCCGATCTGCCTGAACACCAGGAGCCCAGTGTCCCACAATCACAGTGAGCTCCAGCTCATACGCCAGGAGATGAGGGAACAGCAGCAACAAATCGAAGACCTGAGACAAATGGTGGAGGTGGACGGGGACGTACTCAACGAGGTGAAGATTCTGCGCAAGGAGAACCTCATCATGAACACCAGGGTGACCCAGCTCTACACCCAGTTACTGCACGACATCGTTCAGAAGAAGGATGACTCCCTGGAGGTTTCCCAGCTGGAGAACATGGTGCTGAACGTCACAACCCAGGTACTGAAGCTCTCGAGCAAGTACAGGGAGCTGGAGCGCAAGTACATGGCCCTCAGCTCACTCCTGAACAACCAGAGCCAGACCATCAGACAGCTGGAACAACAGTACAGGCTGTGCGCTCAGGAACACCAGCAGAACCAGCAGCACAAACCCCAG GCACTAGGACAGCCACCACTCGTAGCTGTGATACCCAACACTCAGAACGCCAGCAACAACTGGAGCAAGAGCTTGGCCTCGGGCAACGAAATACTGAAGGATCAGGATTACAGCGTGGCACAGGACAGGCTGAAGAGGAGAGAGCAGTCACCTCCTCCCACAACAATCCCGATGGCAACCACCAAGACAGCCG GTCCCTGGAAGGATTGTCTCCAGGTTTTGGAAGATGGTCACCGATCCAGTGGGATCTACTTGATCAAGCCAACCACCAATCGCCTGATGCAGGTCTGGTGTGACCATCAGGAAGGTCCCAGCGGCTGGACTGTCATCCAGAGACGGCAAGATGGCTCGGTCAATTTCTTCAGGACCTGGGAGAGTTACAAG CAAGGTTTTGGCAACATTGACGGTGAATACTGGTTGGGTTTGGAAAACATCTACTGGCTGACCAATCAGGATAACTACAAGCTGCGGATTGTAATGGAAGACTGGCAAGGCAGGAGAGTGTTTGCAGAGTACGACGACTTCCGGGTGGAGGCAGAGGGAGACTTCTACAGGATGAGGTTAGGCCATTACCATGGGAACGCCGGAGATTCCTTATCCTGGCACAACGGCAAGCAGTTCACCACCCTGGACAGGGATCGGGATCTGTACTTAG GTAACTGTGCCCACTACCAGAAAGGAGGCTGGTGGTATTACACGTGTGCCCACTCAAACCTGAACGGGGTGTGGTATAAAGGAGGGCACTATCGCAGCAAGTATCAGGACGGAGTTTATTGGGCAGAATTCCGTGGGGGTGCGTACTCCTTGAAGAGAGTGGTGATGATGATCCGCCCAAACCAGATCCTGCTGTAa